gtggctgatttacaacaatTCTACAAAGAGGAGTGGGCTGAAATTCCTCCACTCATTGCCAGTAATCAAAAATCACATGATGAGTTGTATTGCTGCCAAGGGTGACACAAGTAGTTAATAGGTTTAGGGGCCAAGTACTTTTTTTTGGCTAGAGTCAAGCTGGTTTTGgaaattataatttgaaaacaGCACTTTGTCTTCTCAGGTTATTTTCATTTGGTAACATTTCTTTGACGATCTGAAAGAGTAAATAGTGACAAGAAAACACTTCATTCTCTGATGGATTCAAACTGACAACCTTTATCAGAGCTAAATCAAgtacattattttcttttatgctAAAATCTGTTATATTTATGACATTCGTCCAATAAAACCCTGATGGGTGCAACTTTACAGTTAtgctttcttttaaatgtttggatATTTTAATGAGCTTTCAGAAGCCCTATTTTTTAAGTAGTCCCGCATAAGTCCAATGTTCATTCTTAGGGTGtatgtaaagaaaatgttattcAACACTTCTGTCATCCCAAACAATCAAACATACAGATTGATTTCATATTCAGCCAGCAATACCAGTCACCTATATTCGAGGTACATGAGCATTATAGTTGCACTAATGACAGTTTTCCCAAACCTGACCACCAGAGACTTGAGAAAAAAATGGCACCTTGCTCCAGGCCGGTTCGAGGTCCCGGTATCAATCGGGACGCCAATGAACGCCGCGTCCAGCCCGTCGGCCGTCTCCCGGTAAGGTAACTTGGCCATGGTGGGGATCCCAGACACCCGAGCAACAAACTCGGCGCTCGGTGGAACATTGTAGCGGCTCCCGGAGCTCCGTCTGTCCGGATTTAAGCACCCTCCGGTTCGGCTGCTGCACGGAGCCAAAGCTGGTCGTGGAGGTAAGGAAAAGCAAACCGCTGCTGCTCGagttaaatttaaatttctcCAAACTGGAAACATTTTGGTGATTTGAGTCAAATATGAACAGATGCCAAAGTCTAACCTGACTTCCACTCTGCTGCATTTGAGTCTGTATGTAAGCtcgtcatttttatttctctgtcaaACTGCACACAAGCCTACTGTAATTACTGTGCGTTTAAATAACCATATGTAGGCTGCTGCCTTAagcatttaaatattcattcaaataaataaacacaatttaTATTTGACCTTGCAACTGGCAGAAAGAGTATTTAATTAATTCTGTGTTTGTGATCATTAAAAATACGACGCAGTTGTGAGCCTGAATGCAgcaaaagttaatatttttcagATGGGAGGGGCTCTGTGGGACGGGCCACTTCACCTCTGTGCCAAAAATCTTGAAATGTGATTCATTCACATTCTTAAAACTAAGTTGCATCAAACATTTTAGCTTCTGCCCTCTAcggaatttattttattacagtaTGTGGCTTTCTGTGTTGgtgcatatttaaaaacaaaatacatcgaCAACTTGCCATAGCCTATAAATTATTCTAGAAAAACCTTGTGGACAGTTTGTGACTTTAAATCAAGCACGCCAGCTCTGAATGgtttcaaaaaataaacataaaaaaatgtttttggagggatctagtcaaagtctgaagTCAAATTGATGTCGTGGCAACGCCTTAAGCAGACTGTTCATGCTTAATACCCCTACCACGTGGCTAAATTAAACATACACTGCACAGAAGAGAGGGAGAAACAGTCGTTCACAGCGATGTAAAAGAACGATAGTCATTTTATATGCTTGATTGTAAGGGTGGATCAACCAGTTCTTAGGTTTGGGGACTTTTTCCTGTAATAAAGCAGATCAGCATTTAAAGGGTTTTTGCTGGGTTTGGTCAGATTTTACGCAGGTACATTTAGGCTAAAATGAACATTTGTTGATCTGAAATCTGACATTTCTTTTCAGAGCACTGTATCTTTATTACATCTGAATGTGGGCAATGTGACAGAAGAATCCATACTTTGGATGCACCATATCACCCATGCCACATTTTTAGGACCAGATAATAAGCTCTGAATCGGCTGCGTCTCTGTGTGCGGGTTGATGTCAGGCTTGTGTGGGTGGCGGTGGATGGTGCGCGCGTTTTATATTCAGCGCGCCTCAGTATCCTCCCTGAGGACGCGGAATGCGCGCCACCAGAGCAGCCTTCATCCACAAAGCAGCGCGGACGTACATTCTCCCCCGGACCTGGGTCATTACATTGCATAATATCGACGAGCCAACATGGTAAGCAGgacttacagtttttttttgcaaagctgCTATTTGTAAAGTCTAATCTGATGAAAATAGGTTAAATCTGTAACGTTGCGATTTGTCTTGATATATTTTTCGACGCATTCACAATTTAAATAGGTAAATAGCAGTTTGTCAGCATGATTCTCTGCGCCTGTAAGGCATCTTTATGTAAATGTACATTATATAAATCCAGCGCTATTTAATTCAAATGCaatcctttaaaaataaaaaagctgttttgcaaaccTGGGTGaaatatttatgtgtttaaactgaaataaaaacccCTTGCAGCAGAAATGCAATGGCAAACAGCCTGAGCAGAGCTTCCCAGCCTGAACACTGCAACATGTCTGACCTAGATAATACCCTCTCTCTACAGTAATCCTCCGAGCAATTGGCCGTTTGGTGTCGCAGCACAAAATGCACTGCTTTATTTAAAGCAAATGACTTAGAGTTGCATGTTTTCAACAAATTGTTGTCCTTGTAAAACCTTCTTTAAGCAAGACAAAGTGGGAGCATTTTTAATTGTTGTCGTCGAACAGTATTTTAATTATCTTCTCTGGAAATGGTTTCCTTTGGTGCAAATTAAATCCTcttttgacttgtttttaaTCTTATGTTTTGTCTTTCCAGCGTGAGTGTATCTCTATCCACGTTGGTCAGGCTGGTGTCCAGATCGGCAATGCCTGTTGGGAGCTGTACTGCCTGGAACATGGGATCCAGCCTGATGGACAGATGCCCAGCGACAAAGCCATCGGCGGTGGAGATGACTCTTTCAACACCTTCTTTAGTGAGACTGGAGCTGGAAAGCACGTCCCCAGAGCTgtttttgtggacctggagccCACTGTCATTGGTAAACTTACAAATATTAGTGTTGATGTTGCCTCATCATTTGATGCAATCAATCTGAACATTTGTCTTATCGTATCTATCTCTTTAGATGAAGTCCGCAGCGGGACATACCGCCAGCTGTTCCATCCTGAGCAGCTGATAACTGGTAAGGAAGATGCTGCAAACAACTACGCCCGTGGACACTACACCATCGGTAAAGAGATCATCGACCTGGTGCTAGACAGGATCCGCAAACTGGTGGGTACATTTCACAACACTGGTACCTTATGtcaaaacatgtattttatttgaatttaatgtAGCATATAGGTGAGAAGtagacagaaaaataattaattgttttcaacatgtttcagaaataaaaatctgaaaaatgtggcatgcatttgtgctCAGACTCCTTTACTTTGATGCGCCTAAAACAAATCCAGTGTAAAACTGTCAGGTCACACAAATAGAGCATAAATCAGAGAAGAAACCTCAAGgctcattgtaactctggaggaactgcagagctCCACAGCTTGGGTGGGAGAATCCTTTGGTCATgcagaccaaaactgaacattttggccCCGAACATAGAATCTTTACAGTGGAATTGGTTGGTGGCAGTCCCTTGTAgtggtgcttttcttcagcaggaaaacgggaagctgcaaaagacttgagactgaaaCATGCAGCCACAGCTACAATAGGATGGGTTATATCAAAATATATGTTAGAATGTtagtgttagaatgacccagtcagaGTTGAGACCAAAATCCAATTGAGGATCTGTGGTAAGATTTAAAAATTGAaattcacagacactctccatccagtctgaatgACCTTGaggtattttacaaagaagaagactctagatgttcaaagctggcagagacgTACCAAAAAAGATTTGCCAGGAACTCAGGGGGTTTGAATACAAACCAAAGAGTATAAATATCATTGCAGGGCACTATACCTTATACAGCTATATTTCACATTATGTTTCCATTTCTATTACCCCAGGCTGACCAGTGCACAGGCCTGCAGGGTTTTTTGGTTTTCCACAGCTTTGGTGGAGGAACCGGTTCTGGTTTCACCTCCCTGCTGATGGAACGTCTCTCTGTGGATTATGGCAAGAAGTCCAAGCTGGAGTTCTCCATCTACCCTGCCCCTCAGGTGTCTACCGCAGTGGTTGAGCCCTACAACTCCATCCTGACCACCCACACCACCCTGGAGCACTCTGACTGTGCCTTCATGGTGGACAACGAGGCAATCTACGACATCTGCCGCAGAAACCTCGACATCGAGCGCCCCACCTACACCAATCTGAACAGGCTGATCAGCCAGATTGTCTCCTCCATTACCGCCTCCCTTCGTTTCGACGGTGCCCTGAATGTTGATCTGACGGAGTTTCAGACCAATTTGGTGCCATATCCCCGTATCCACTTCCCTCTGGCCACCTACGCCCCTGTGATCTCTGCTGAGAAGGCTTACCATGAGCAGCTCTCAGTGGCTGAGATCACCAACGCCTGCTTCGAGCCGGCCAATCAGATGGTGAAGTGTGACCCCCGCCACGGCAAGTACATGGCCTGCTGCCTTTTGTACCGTGGCGACGTGGTGCCTAAAGACGTCAACGCTGCCATTGCCACCATTAAAACCAAGCGTTCTATCCAGTTTGTGGACTGGTGTCCCACTGGCTTCAAGGTTGGCATCAACTACCAACCTCCCACTGTGGTCCCAGGTGGAGACCTTGCTAAGGTCCAGAGGGCCGTGTGCATGCTGAGCAACACCACCGCCATTGCAGAGGCCTGGGCCAGGCTCGACCACAAGTTTGACCTGATGTATGCCAAGAGGGCTTTCGTCCACTGGTATGTGGGTGAGGGGATGGAGGAGGGGGAGTTCTCCGAAGCCAGGGAGGACATGGCGGCTCTGGAAAAGGATTATGAAGAGGTAGGAGTCGACTCAATTGAGGGTGAGGGAGAGGAGGAAGGAGAGGAGTATTAAAGATGTAGTGTGAGAAGGAATTAAAACAAGCAAGTTTACTCAGTTCCTAAATTAATTCTGAAGTTAAATGTTACCAATCTGAGTCTTTCTGTCTGATTGGATCTCTAATAAAGTTCTCCTAAAGTGAAGTCTTGTTGTTTTCATTCGGTGCTGGGAATCAAACAGCTATATTGCTGACAACAAACATTCGTTGTCGCCTAATTAAGTATATACACcgatcaggcataacattatgaccactgacaaGTGAAGTGAAAAACACTGAGTATCTCTTGATCATGTCACCTGTTAATGAGTGGGATATATTAGGCAGCAAGAAAATACTTTGTCCTGAAACTTGATGAGTTCGAAGCAGGAAAAAAGGGCGAGTGTACGGATTTGAGCAATTTTGGTGAGGGCCACaaagagggtaagccacaaaaggtcattgttaaAGAAGCTAGTTGTTcatagagtgctgtatccaagcatattcatagaaagttgagtggaaggaaaatgtgcgGTAGGAAATGGTGCTCCAGCATTAGGGAGAAGGTCCCTGAGTCTAGAGGAAAAGGCAGAGAGTCCACATTGCTTGAAGTCTAGCGAGATGTTTCCACAACCAGTAATGATCTGAGGTgccatgccatctgctggtgttggtccctagtgttttctgaagtccacagtcaacacagccatctaccaggacattttaaagtaccccatgcttccttctgctgacaagtttatgaagatgctgatttaattttccagcagcACTTAGAACCAGCCCACAGTGCCAAAAGTACCAGAAGCTGAtacaatgaccatggtgttactgtacTTGATTAGCCAGCGAACTGGCCTGAcccgaaccccatagagaacctATGGAGTGTCGTCAAGAGGAAAATGGGAGAcatcagacccaacaatgcagatgacatAAAGACTGCCATCAAAGCAGCCTGGCCTTCTATTAGACCTGagcagaaccacaggttgaTCTCCTTCATGCCTCACTGCGTTGGTGCAGTAATTCCTGCGAAAGGTGCCCTAGCCAAGTGAGTGAATAGAGACAAACATaattttcagaagcctgacatttctgtttaagacattttttatttatcttgtaTACTATTCTAATTTTCTACAACACTTTCTTCCATgatattcaatttttttgttgttgtaccTGTTCTACTAAAGTCTGGCCTGTTTGATCCAATGAGCTACTGTATCTGAAACAGCCAAAACTGCAGGTTCTGATAAAAAAGGTGTCAAGAGTACAGTGTGTTCAGGGTCGCATAGCTGCAGACCAGTCAGGGTGCCAATGGTGACAAAATGTCCATCAATTACAGGCACATGAGCATCAGAACTGAACCCTGGGTTCAGGAATGGTTTACAGAGGTGTTGACTTGGCCTTCAAATTtcccagatctcaatccaatcaAACATCTGTGGGGGGTCCTGAGACAGACATGTCTGATCCATGGAGGCCCCGCCTCACAGCTTCCAGAACTTAAAGGGCCTGCTGCAAACATCTTGGTGTTGGACCTTtagtggtcttagtggggtgcTTTAATGTTATGTTATCCTTTAACAAGTCAGGTCTGCTCTAGCAGACAAAAGGGGACCAGCTAACATATGTTCAGTCAAAATGTCATGACTGATTAGTGCGACACCATATGCTAGAGATTTCTACAAAGCTGCTTTATGCTTTCCCAAATCCAAGAGAAAAATCCATAGGAAATCTGCAGTGGAATTCCAGCATTAATAAGGCTGCCCAAAAACTTAAGTTATCTCTCTTTACAGGACAGAAAAATTAAAGATTTCCTCATTAAAACTTACATTCTGAATAACAACTTGCATactggctgcacggtggtgcagttggtagcactgttgccgtgcagcaagaaggtcctgggttcgattcttggcctggggtctttctgcatggagtttgcatgttctccctgtgtgggttctccctgggtactccagcttcctcccacagtaagacatgcctgttaggttaattggtaactctaaattacccttaggtgtttgtgtgttgccctgtgatggactggcgacctgtctagggtgtaccctgtctcttgcccgtagactgctggagataggcaccagctcccccgcgacccactatggaataagcggtagaaaatgactaactgaCTTGCATACTTtcaaattcttttatttttaaagtcattttctttatatatttgaaaaataatcctCACTGTATGTAAGCAGATAATTTGCAACCTTCAactcttgtaattaatcttggCACATATTGAGGAAGAACATCACAAATTTATGtccatttatttagtttttccatCTGTAATCTTTGATTAGAGTTCTAAAAATGTGCAACGTGGACATGAAatgcaaacaataaaacaaaaaacaatcaaagcTTCACATGGATCCTGTTTTTTCTATGTATTGTGTTCATAAAGCACACAGAACAATGTGGAAATATCTGCAGCCTTATACACACACAATGACAACCAGCTGTTTAACAGGGACACCCACTATGATACCCTACACAGTAGAGCCTAACAACTGCAATAcattcttttaatttaaaatatctgCATTGGTGTACTGGCATACAATATCTATGCAGTAGGTTTAAAAATAACTGGGTGTGGGGGTTTTCCtttgcaaatatttaaaaagtgctTGAGAcatttcaaaaattaaaaggaTCTTACATCTACAACTCTTCCAACAGACTAACAAGTAGCCATCAGTACTCTCCAGTACTGATAACTAATTTTGAGGGAATTACGTTAAGAAAAATAGATGCAGGGACACCAATGTCATTTCCCCTGAGACTTAAATGCAAAGCACTTGTTAGACATGCTGTCATTTGCATGAAAGGTGGTGGCAGCTCTTAAAACTCTTTTTATAGTGATGCTAAgtcaaacaaaatcaaagaCTTGTGCAGGCATATTGTGTATGATGCAAATCAGTTACAAATGCGGCACACAGGAGAAGGATAATACAACCCACAATAAGTGCTCAAACTGATAAAGATGATGCACAACATAAACAGTATTATATGTCCACTAGCTTATTAACTATACCCACAAGAAATACACAGTGTGAGAGAGTTTTCACTTGAAATTCTGAGTTTAAAGTGAGTGAATCTATGCGAACGTCATGAATGCACGGCTCTGCTCTCGTCCGTAAAGGAGGAAGCCTACGGCAGCGCGCAGGTCTTCCAGCTCCAGGTTCGACAGAAAGCTCCTCTGCAGCTCCGACTCCACTCTGTACCCACTTGGTCCACTGCATCCCTGCAGGAGAACCACAGCCGACTGACACAGCAGCCAATCAGCCAGTTTTCTCATGCTAACGCTGTCTTGATTGGCCAGAGCCCTGCGACCCCAGAGGCTGAGGTGCAGCATGTTAGCTGCTACGCGAGCACTGGGACGCTGCAGAGGAAGAATAATTCAGTCAGTGCAGAGTCTAGTTGTTTTTAGGTTAATTCACTTCtggtcattttttgtttttaatcaaatcatGATAATGATGCTGCAGGTAAACCAGTAGCACTGTTAGTTTTTGGTCCAAACTCAACATTATCCTTCACAAGCCAGCCTTTACCTTGTTTGGGTTCCTCCTGAGAAGCAGGCTTATAACTAGTTGCACATCGGCTGGAACACTGGCAGGCAGAGGAGGGAGCTGCTTCTCCTGGTAGGTTGTACTCTGCAGTCCCATAGCTCTATAGAAAGGGTTATGTTGTCCAAATATCTCATAGGAGATTGCCCCCACAGCCCAGGCATCTGTCTTGCTGTAGTCAATCACCACACAAGGGCCTGGAGCTGCAGTTGCTACCTGAAGACACAAATACcatgatttttttgttatttgtggCAGTAAGCGGCCTTTATATTGTAAGttgactgacaggaaatggggtggagagagagggaaatacatgcagcaaaggtttaACGGCCTGGACTCAAACCAGTGACGGCTGCGTCGATAAcatcattttaaaaggtttctACATATTCAGGTTTGCCAAACTCTTTCCAGTTTTGGATGATGGAtctaacagagctctgtgagatgttcaaagcttgggatattgtatTATAGCCCCACATTTTTTAGACTCCTTCTCAGTTTCATCcccgacctgtctgctgtgtttcttggtattcacaatgctgtttgttcactaacaaaCCTCTTAGGTCTTCACAAATTGTTGTTTGTGGCTTTAACATtataaaatgtgagaaagttcaagggatatgaacACTATGAAGGTACTATACATCACAGCCATTTAGCTGATAAGGCAACCTTCCTGAAGTCTCTTTTAGAAATAGTGTCAGAGAATATTTATAGTTACTgtgatttacaaaataaataacgACTAAACAAATGTCATATACAActaagacaaaaaagaaactatTTAGACTTACTTCAGGAGCCATAAGTGAAGCATTCCCTCCTCTGCAGACCCACCTGCTGTTGAACGGGAGCTGTAAGCTGGAGTCAGTCTGGGCCAGGCAGCAGCCGAAGTCAGTAATCACCAAACGGGGGCAGGcatctgcaaaagaaaaaaattattcaagCACAACTGATAGAAACAGGACTAATAAagggttcagtgtgtgtgtgtgttaaaatgTGACCTGAGTCAAACTCCAGCAGTATGTTGTCTGACTTCAGATCTCTGTGAGCAACACCCTGCCTGCATAGATGGTCCACCCCCTCCAGGAGCTGCAGCACCATTAGAGAGCCCTGCCAGCGGCTAGGTGTGGAAACCTGCAGGTACTGTCGCAAGGTGCGGGGATAACTAGAACCATAAACAACAGGAGGTCAATGAAGGATTGTATGTGTGAAAGCTGAAATccatcattaaaaaaacaagctaCTGTTGTGAGATTTGAGTTTAAATCTGGTTAACTCTTACTTTTTCATGACTAGGAAAAGAGTGCGATTGTCTCCCAAGCCTGTGGGGTTGAGCCTCGCTGGCAGCACATCTGGATACTCTTCCCAGGCACCTGGTAGCAGCGGCACGTCTGCTGTGAAAGCCCGATAAACTCTGATCACGTTCGGGTGGGCTAAGACTCTTTTAGGAAGCACTCCAAAATGTCTGCGTTACAAAGAGACCACAAGGATTCATCTGCATGTTTGCAGTCCTTGGATCTGTACAGCAGGGAGGGttttaaaatgaactgaacacataaTATCTACCCATCCAGAGTAATCTGCTCCTTTTCCTGATTTAAGGCAAGAGGGCCACATGGTACAAGTTCTTGTGACATAGATTTTAAAATCGCCTCACTTGATGATCCAGCCtttgaacaaaaaaatacaaaaattgctgtttgtgctatttttaataAGGTTTTCTTCTCATTATAATTACACGTGCTAGAGATTACTCACCCCAAAGTTCCACAGCATTTTGATAGCCAAGGGGAAGCTTCTTAGGGAGCAGCATGCTGGAGATCGCACCGTCTGGAGATCTTCTTCATTATCCCTAAGTTCCAACATCGAGGAATCTCTCTCAGGCTCCTTAGGGCGAGCGAACTGAGCTGCAGCCGCGTACACAGCTGCGTTTGAGCCTTTACCGATCTGGTTCCCTATAATGTAGTCCTCCAGTTTGAACCCAGAGGCGAAAGGTCTCAAGGTGCTCTGGAATCTTTTCTTCTTAAACACAGCCTGCAGATTGGGAGAAAAACACACTATTCTATAAGACATATACAAGGGTaccttcacatttttatcacaaaatTCTAAACGCTGTCAGAAATCTGCAAGAATGGATGTTGAAGCAGAACATGATTATTCTACAAAAACTCCTTTATGTGCTTGCTGGCATTTACACCACTGGATTTGTGGTCCTGCTTGAAAATCCCAATCTGAATGCTGGTTGAATACCTTGATCTAAATAACTCTACACTGACTAGTTGGCTGCAAGTACCATGAGATGACTTCCAAATGACTTGTCCGCTCCAGCGGTGTGTGTCCAACATGCCGGATGATTTCCCTCTTTTATCCCCCGGATTGAAAGGAGTTCCTTGGGGATCCACATCAGCGCCTGCCCTTTACTCTctacataaatatgctttttgATAACTTATCAAATACTGCATTACATTTGCAAGCAGATGACACGATTATCCGTCGTTCATCCACATCATTAGTTCAATCCCCTCACCTTCTCCAGTGTGCTCTTGATGATCGCTTCAATCTCACCCAAAGTCGAATAGAGCTAAATGCTTCATATTTTCAAAGGAGTCTGTTATATACTTCCTAAAATAAACTGTCCAACGGGCTGCGATTGAAATagtaaaatctttaaaagtaccttcaattcagtttttattttattagtaaacattgtttttcaatCTAGGTGAGGAAGAAGTTTTGCAACCTTTTTGGATTATGGTGATCTGCTCTTTATCAATGCAAGGCTAATCCCTACAGAGGTTGGATGCTG
This DNA window, taken from Girardinichthys multiradiatus isolate DD_20200921_A chromosome 1, DD_fGirMul_XY1, whole genome shotgun sequence, encodes the following:
- the LOC124877449 gene encoding tubulin alpha-1B chain, producing MRECISIHVGQAGVQIGNACWELYCLEHGIQPDGQMPSDKAIGGGDDSFNTFFSETGAGKHVPRAVFVDLEPTVIDEVRSGTYRQLFHPEQLITGKEDAANNYARGHYTIGKEIIDLVLDRIRKLADQCTGLQGFLVFHSFGGGTGSGFTSLLMERLSVDYGKKSKLEFSIYPAPQVSTAVVEPYNSILTTHTTLEHSDCAFMVDNEAIYDICRRNLDIERPTYTNLNRLISQIVSSITASLRFDGALNVDLTEFQTNLVPYPRIHFPLATYAPVISAEKAYHEQLSVAEITNACFEPANQMVKCDPRHGKYMACCLLYRGDVVPKDVNAAIATIKTKRSIQFVDWCPTGFKVGINYQPPTVVPGGDLAKVQRAVCMLSNTTAIAEAWARLDHKFDLMYAKRAFVHWYVGEGMEEGEFSEAREDMAALEKDYEEVGVDSIEGEGEEEGEEY
- the pink1 gene encoding serine/threonine-protein kinase PINK1, mitochondrial; this encodes MSVKHAISRGLELGRSFLQIGLLKSGGRVAAKLRADRFRVGQSVRTVQPQAFLPSRYRYYRTSLTGLAAQLQSAGFRRRWTGGSPRNRAVFLAFGLGVGLIEQQLEEDRRSAATCQEIQAVFKKKRFQSTLRPFASGFKLEDYIIGNQIGKGSNAAVYAAAAQFARPKEPERDSSMLELRDNEEDLQTVRSPACCSLRSFPLAIKMLWNFGAGSSSEAILKSMSQELVPCGPLALNQEKEQITLDGHFGVLPKRVLAHPNVIRVYRAFTADVPLLPGAWEEYPDVLPARLNPTGLGDNRTLFLVMKNYPRTLRQYLQVSTPSRWQGSLMVLQLLEGVDHLCRQGVAHRDLKSDNILLEFDSDACPRLVITDFGCCLAQTDSSLQLPFNSRWVCRGGNASLMAPEVATAAPGPCVVIDYSKTDAWAVGAISYEIFGQHNPFYRAMGLQSTTYQEKQLPPLPASVPADVQLVISLLLRRNPNKRPSARVAANMLHLSLWGRRALANQDSVSMRKLADWLLCQSAVVLLQGCSGPSGYRVESELQRSFLSNLELEDLRAAVGFLLYGREQSRAFMTFA